One stretch of Oncorhynchus clarkii lewisi isolate Uvic-CL-2024 chromosome 1, UVic_Ocla_1.0, whole genome shotgun sequence DNA includes these proteins:
- the LOC139411800 gene encoding BCL2/adenovirus E1B 19 kDa protein-interacting protein 3-like, with protein MSLQKEIPYEESLQGSWVELHYNTGSGSQVCQEQISTTALDVDLEKLLLDAQHESSRSTSRGSSQCDSPLRSQTPLLLFRGSEGNSSQSEEDNQEIIQEVENLLKKNADWIWDWSSRPENNPPKEFLLKHPRRSASLSIRKTNVMKKGGVLSPDFLKLFLPSLFISHILAVGLGIYIGRRLSTYSTY; from the exons ATGTCGCTTCAGAAGGAAATTCCGTATGAGGAGAGCTTGCAGG GTTCCTGGGTGGAGTTGCACTATAACACTGGCAGTGGGAGTCAGGTGTGCCAGGAGCAGATCTCAACAACTGCTCTTGATGTAGACCTGGAGAAGTTACTACTAGACGCCCAACACGAGTCAAGCAGGAGTACCTCGAGAGGAAGCTCACAATGTGACAG TCCACTTAGGTCACAGACTCCTCTTCTTCTGTTTAGAGGCTCAGAGGGAAACAGTTCACAG TCTGAGGAAGATAACCAAGAAATAATCCAGGAAGTAGAGAATCTACTGAAGAAGAATGCTGACTGGATCTGGGACTGGTCCAGTCGTCCTGAGAACAACCCACCAAA GGAGTTTCTGCTGAAACACCCCAGGCGCTCAGCCTCGCTCAGCATCAGGAAGACCAACGTCATGAAGAAAGGAGGCGTTCTCTCCCCTGACTTCCTCAAGCTTTTCCTTCCTTCATTATTCATTTCTCATATACTCGCAGTTGGCCTGGG GATATACATTGGGAGGCGCCTCAGCACATACAGCACCTACTGA
- the LOC139411790 gene encoding serine/threonine-protein phosphatase 2A 55 kDa regulatory subunit B delta isoform-like produces the protein MAGVAGGNDFQWCFSQVKGAIDEDVAEADIISTVEFNHSGELLATGDKGGRVVIFQHEQECKNRPNLRGEYNVYSTFQSHEPEFDYLKSLEIEEKINKIRWLPQQNSAHFLLSTNDKTIKLWKIGERDKRAEGYNLKDEDGRLRDPFRITSLRVPVLMPMDLMVEASPRRVFANAHTYHINSISVNSDHQTYLSADDLRINLWHLEITDRSFNIVDIKPANMEELTEVITAAECHPNQCNVFVYSSSKGTIRLCDMRTAALCDSHTKFFEEPEDPSSRSFFSEIISSISDVKFSHSGRYMMTRDYLSVKVWDLNMENRPVETYQVHEYLRSKLCSLYENDCIFDKFECCWNGSDSAIMTGSYNNFFRMFDRNTRKDITLEASRESSKPRATLKPRKVSTGGKRKKDEISVDSLDFNKKILHTAWHPKENVIAVAATNNLYIFQDKIN, from the exons ATGGCAG GAGTTGCCGGTGGAAATGATTTTCAGTGGTGTTTCTCACAAGTGAAAGGGGCGATAGATGAAGATGTTGCAGAAG CTGATATCATCTCAACGGTTGAATTCAACCATTCTGGAGAGTTGCTAGCAACTGGAGACAAGGGAGGCAGAGTTGTCATATTTCAGCATGAACAGGAG TGTAAAAATCGACCAAACCTGCGAGGGGAATACAATGTTTATAGCACTTTTCAGAGTCACGAACCTGAATTTGACTACTTGAAAAGTTTAGAAATTGAGGAAAAAATTAACAAAATAAGATGGTTACCCCAACAAAACTCAGCTCACTTTCTACTCTCAACAAATG aTAAAACTATCAAATTGTGGAAAATCGGTGAACGAGACAAGCGGGCTGAGGGTTACAACTTGAAAGACGAAGACGGACGTCTCAGGGATCCCTTTAGAATTACTTCCCTACGG GTACCAGTGCTGATGCCCATGGATCTCATGGTAGAAGCAAGTCCTCGTAGGGTGTTTGCCAACGCTCACACATATCATATTAATTCAATTTCTGTAAATAGCGATCATCAAACTTACCTCTCCGCTGATGATCTAAGAATTAATCTATGGCACTTGGAAATCACAGACCGAAGTTTTA ACATTGTAGACATCAAGCCTGCCAACATGGAGGAACTGACAGAGGTGATCACAGCGGCTGAGTGCCATCCAAACCAATGCAATGTATTTGTGTACAGCAGTAGCAAAGGCACCATACGCCTCTGTGACATGCGAACAGCAGCACTCTGCGATAGCCACACCAAGT TCTTTGAGGAGCCTGAGGATCCAAGCAGCAGGTCATTTTTCTCTGAGATCATCTCGTCCATCTCTGACGTGAAGTTCAGTCACAGCGGGCGCTACATGATGACACGGGACTACCTCTCCGTCAAGGTGTGGGACCTCAACATGGAGAACAGGCCAGTCGAGACATATCAG GTTCATGAATACCTTCGCAGCAAGCTTTGCTCGTTATATGAAAATGATTGCATCTTCGACAAGTTTGAGTGCTGCTGGAACGGTAGCGACAG TGCCATCATGACCGGCTCCTACAACAACTTTTTCCGTATGTTTGACCGCAACACCAGGAAGGACATCACACTGGAGGCCTCTAGGGAGAGCAGCAAACCGCGGGCTACACTCAAACCCCGCAAAGTCTCCACCGGTGGCAAGAGGAAGAAAGACGAAATTAGCGTGGACAGCCTGGACTTCAACAAGAAGATCCTGCACACCGCCTGGCACCCCAAAGAAAACGTCATCGCTGTGGCGGCCACCAACAACCTGTACATTTTCCAGGACAAGATCAACTAA